In one Thunnus maccoyii chromosome 12, fThuMac1.1, whole genome shotgun sequence genomic region, the following are encoded:
- the LOC121908248 gene encoding sodium- and chloride-dependent GABA transporter 3-like isoform X3: MTSATLLSKSGLSSTWCSHSDPSSPGPHVTTLGIQILDSTSPNVTANQTMLTNTTSAATEFWERRVLAMSGGIEELGSVRWELALCLLACWVFTYFSIWKSVRSSAKVAYFTATFPYVMLLILLIRGLTLPGAWEGIYYYLYPDLNSLANLEVWIEVGSQICFSYSLTAGTVNVLSSYNDYKNNCYKDCFWLCLLNSGTSFVAGFVVFSVLGFMAQKQGVTVDAVAESGPGLAFIAYPQATALMPLPQFWTVCFFLMMIFLSVDTHFVTVECFVTSVSDLFPKLFRKPGRQEIFVLVVCSSFFFIHLTLVTEGGVYIFQLIDYYAYTGVFYYFMALECLALAWGFGANRVINIIEDMTGHRPSVFFKLCWRYIIPLLSLISFIMYLVDYTHLRIKDRYVYPDWAYALGLTMALSSVLMVPLWAAGQMCLTAGTIRQRLSVLCHPVEDPVSQRKKMEEDGIHVELRTSGETIYCHLEMSHNLDTSSVII; encoded by the exons ATGACTTCAGCTACATTATTATCCAAGTCTGGGCTCTCTTCTACCTGGTGTTCTCATTCAGATCCCAGCTCCCCTGGGCCACATGTGACAACACTTGGAATACAG ATTTTGGATTCTACGTCACCAAATGTGACTGCAAATCAGACCATGTTGACCAACACCACCTCTGCTGCTACTGAGTTCTGGGA acGGAGAGTGCTGGCCATGTCTGGAGGCATTGAGGAGCTGGGCAGTGTGAGATGGGAGCTGGCTTTGTGTCTTCTGGCCTGCTGGGTGTTCACGTACTTCAGTATCTGGAAAAGTGTCAGATCCTCTGCAAAG gtagCATACTTCACTGCCACCTTCCCCTACGTGATGCTCCTGATATTGCTCATCAGGGGATTGACTCTACCTGGAGCTTGGGAAGGGATCTACTACTACCTGTATCCAGATTTGAACAGCCTGGCAAACCTTGAG GTCTGGATAGAGGTAGGATCTCAAATATGCTTCTCCTACAGCCTGACCGCAGGAACTGTCAATGTTTTGAGCAGCTATAATGACTACAAGAACAACTGCTACAA GGACTGTTTCTGGCTCTGTCTGCTGAACAGTGGGACCAGTTTTGTTGCTGGATTTGTTGTCTTCTCTGTACTTGGATTCATGGCTCAGAAACAGGGTGTTACTGTCGACGCTGTGGCTGAGTCTG GTCCAGGTTTGGCCTTCATTGCTTACCCACAGGCAACAGCTTTGATGCCTTTACCACAGTTCTGGACTGTCTGCTTTTTCCTGATGATGATTTTCCTCAGTGTTGACACAcat TTTGTGACAGTTGAGTGTTTTGTCACCTCAGTTAGCGACTTGTTTCCGAAGCTGTTTCGTAAACCAGGAAGACAGGAGATCTTTGTCCTCGTTGTTTGTTCATCCTTCTTCTTCATACATCTGACTTTGGTCACTGAG GGAGGGGTTTACATCTTCCAGCTTATTGATTATTATGCTTATACTggagttttttattatttcatggCTTTGGAGTGCCTGGCTCTGGCTTGGGGTTTTG GTGCTAACcgtgttattaacatcattgaGGACATGACTGGACACAGACCATCTGTTTTCTTCAAACTGTGCTGGAGATACATCATTCCTCTGCTGTCACTG ATTTCCTTTATCATGTACCTAGTTGATTACACACACCTCAGGATTAAGGACAGGTACGTTTACCCTGACTGGGCCTACGCTCTAGGCTTGACCATGGCACTCTCCTCTGTTCTCATGGTGCCACTGTGGGCAGCTGGACAGATGTGTTTGACAGCAGGCACCATCAGACAG CGTTTGTCTGTCCTTTGTCATCCCGTCGAAGATCCAGtctcacagaggaaaaaaatggaagaggATGGGATACATGTGGAGCTGAGGACGTCTGGAGAGACAATTTATTGCCATCTAGAAATGTCTCATAACCTAGACACTTCATCTGTCATtatttaa
- the LOC121908248 gene encoding sodium- and chloride-dependent GABA transporter 3-like isoform X2, giving the protein MNSERRKRENQRGDGDRGRWASKTEYILVAAGNVVGLGNVWRFPYLCYKNGGGAFLVPYGLLAVVVGIPLFLLESLVGQYTQEGFITCWRKLCPLAQDPSSPGPHVTTLGIQILDSTSPNVTANQTMLTNTTSAATEFWERRVLAMSGGIEELGSVRWELALCLLACWVFTYFSIWKSVRSSAKVAYFTATFPYVMLLILLIRGLTLPGAWEGIYYYLYPDLNSLANLEVWIEVGSQICFSYSLTAGTVNVLSSYNDYKNNCYKDCFWLCLLNSGTSFVAGFVVFSVLGFMAQKQGVTVDAVAESGPGLAFIAYPQATALMPLPQFWTVCFFLMMIFLSVDTHFVTVECFVTSVSDLFPKLFRKPGRQEIFVLVVCSSFFFIHLTLVTEGGVYIFQLIDYYAYTGVFYYFMALECLALAWGFGANRVINIIEDMTGHRPSVFFKLCWRYIIPLLSLISFIMYLVDYTHLRIKDRYVYPDWAYALGLTMALSSVLMVPLWAAGQMCLTAGTIRQRLSVLCHPVEDPVSQRKKMEEDGIHVELRTSGETIYCHLEMSHNLDTSSVII; this is encoded by the exons atgaacagtgaaagaaggaaaagagagaatcAGAGAGGGGATGGAGACAGAGGACGATGGGCCagtaaaacagaatatattCTGGTTGCTGCAGGAAATGTGGTTGGCTTGGGCAATGTTTGGAGATTTCCTTATCTCTGCTACAAGAACGGAGGAG GTGCCTTTCTGGTGCCATATGGTCTGTTAGCTGTGGTGGTTGGGATACCTCTGTTCCTACTGGAGAGTTTGGTTGGTCAGTACACCCAGGAAGGATTCATCACCTGTTGGAGGAAATTGTGTCCACTGGCACAAG ATCCCAGCTCCCCTGGGCCACATGTGACAACACTTGGAATACAG ATTTTGGATTCTACGTCACCAAATGTGACTGCAAATCAGACCATGTTGACCAACACCACCTCTGCTGCTACTGAGTTCTGGGA acGGAGAGTGCTGGCCATGTCTGGAGGCATTGAGGAGCTGGGCAGTGTGAGATGGGAGCTGGCTTTGTGTCTTCTGGCCTGCTGGGTGTTCACGTACTTCAGTATCTGGAAAAGTGTCAGATCCTCTGCAAAG gtagCATACTTCACTGCCACCTTCCCCTACGTGATGCTCCTGATATTGCTCATCAGGGGATTGACTCTACCTGGAGCTTGGGAAGGGATCTACTACTACCTGTATCCAGATTTGAACAGCCTGGCAAACCTTGAG GTCTGGATAGAGGTAGGATCTCAAATATGCTTCTCCTACAGCCTGACCGCAGGAACTGTCAATGTTTTGAGCAGCTATAATGACTACAAGAACAACTGCTACAA GGACTGTTTCTGGCTCTGTCTGCTGAACAGTGGGACCAGTTTTGTTGCTGGATTTGTTGTCTTCTCTGTACTTGGATTCATGGCTCAGAAACAGGGTGTTACTGTCGACGCTGTGGCTGAGTCTG GTCCAGGTTTGGCCTTCATTGCTTACCCACAGGCAACAGCTTTGATGCCTTTACCACAGTTCTGGACTGTCTGCTTTTTCCTGATGATGATTTTCCTCAGTGTTGACACAcat TTTGTGACAGTTGAGTGTTTTGTCACCTCAGTTAGCGACTTGTTTCCGAAGCTGTTTCGTAAACCAGGAAGACAGGAGATCTTTGTCCTCGTTGTTTGTTCATCCTTCTTCTTCATACATCTGACTTTGGTCACTGAG GGAGGGGTTTACATCTTCCAGCTTATTGATTATTATGCTTATACTggagttttttattatttcatggCTTTGGAGTGCCTGGCTCTGGCTTGGGGTTTTG GTGCTAACcgtgttattaacatcattgaGGACATGACTGGACACAGACCATCTGTTTTCTTCAAACTGTGCTGGAGATACATCATTCCTCTGCTGTCACTG ATTTCCTTTATCATGTACCTAGTTGATTACACACACCTCAGGATTAAGGACAGGTACGTTTACCCTGACTGGGCCTACGCTCTAGGCTTGACCATGGCACTCTCCTCTGTTCTCATGGTGCCACTGTGGGCAGCTGGACAGATGTGTTTGACAGCAGGCACCATCAGACAG CGTTTGTCTGTCCTTTGTCATCCCGTCGAAGATCCAGtctcacagaggaaaaaaatggaagaggATGGGATACATGTGGAGCTGAGGACGTCTGGAGAGACAATTTATTGCCATCTAGAAATGTCTCATAACCTAGACACTTCATCTGTCATtatttaa
- the LOC121908253 gene encoding sodium- and chloride-dependent betaine transporter-like — protein sequence MVPLGLCGAASNREGILVPRNVVGLGNVWRFPYLCYKNGGGAFLVPYGLLAVVVGIPLFLLESSVGQYTQEGFITCWRKLCPLAQGIGYAHLVLSLYFFIYIMIQVWALFCLVFSFRSQLPWVTCDNTWNTVNCMSLQTLDSMWPNVTINQTMLTNTTSAATEFWERRVLAMSGGIEELGSVRWELVLCLLASWVFTYFSIWKSVRSSAKVAYFTATFPYVMLLILLIRGLTLPGAWEGIYYYLYPDLNSLANLEVWMEAGSQICFSYSLTAGTLNVLSSYNDYKNNCYKDCFWLCLLNSGTSFVAGFVVFSVLGFLAQKQGVTVDAVAESGPGLAFIAYPQATALIPLPQFWTVCFFLMMIFLSVDTHFVIVECFVTSVSDLFPKLFRKSGRHEIFVLVICSSFFLIHLTLVTEGGIYLFQLIDYYSCTRAFHYIMALSECLALAWGFGADRVINIIEDMTGQRPSVFFKVCWRYIIPLLSLISFILYLVDYTHLRINDRYVYPNWAYALGWTMTLSSVLMVPLWAAGQMCLTAGTFRQRLSVLRHPVEDPVSQRRKMEEDGIHVELRTSAETS from the exons ATGGTTCCACTAGGTCTATGTGGGGCAGCCTCCAACAGAGAAGGAATATTGGTGCCCA GAAATGTGGTCGGCTTGGGCAATGTTTGGAGATTTCCTTATCTCTGCTACAAGAACGGAGGAG GTGCCTTTCTGGTGCCATATGGTCTGTTAGCTGTGGTGGTTGGGATACCTCTGTTCCTACTGGAGAGTTCGGTTGGTCAATACACCCAGGAAGGATTCATCACCTGTTGGAGGAAATTGTGTCCACTGGCACAAG GAATTGGATATGCACATTTGGTGTTGAGCCTTTATTTCTTCATCTACATTATGATCCAAGTCTGGGCTCTCTTCTGCCTGGTGTTCTCATTCAGATCCCAGCTCCCCTGGGTCACCTGTGACAACACCTGGAATACAG TGAACTGTATGAGTCTTCAGACTTTGGATTCTATGTGGCCAAATGTGACGATAAATCAGACCATGTTGACCAACACCACCTCTGCTGCTACTGAGTTTTGGGA acGGAGGGTGCTGGCCATGTCTGGAGGCATTGAGGAGCTGGGCAGTGTGAGATGGGAGCTGGTTTTGTGTCTTCTGGCCAGCTGGGTGTTCACATACTTCAGTATCTGGAAAAGTGTCAGATCCTCTGCAAAG gtagCATACTTCACTGCCACCTTCCCCTACGTGATGCTCCTGATATTGCTCATCAGGGGACTGACTCTACCTGGAGCTTGGGAAGGGATCTACTACTACCTGTATCCAGATTTGAACAGCCTGGCTAACCTTGAG GTCTGGATGGAGGCAGGATCTCAAATATGCTTCTCCTACAGCCTGACTGCAGGAACTCTCAATGTTTTGAGCAGCTATAATGACTACAAGAACAACTGCTACAA GGACTGTTTCTGGCTCTGTCTGCTGAACAGTGGGACCAGTTTTGTTGCTGGATTTGTCGTCTTCTCTGTACTTGGATTCTTGGCTCAGAAACAGGGTGTTACTGTCGACGCTGTGGCTGAGTCTG GTCCAGGTTTGGCCTTCATTGCTTACCCACAGGCAACAGCTTTGATTCCTTTACCACAGTTCTGGACTGTCTGCTTTTTCCTGATGATGATTTTCCTCAGTGTTGACACAcat TTTGTGATAGTTGAGTGTTTTGTCACGTCAGTAAGCGACTTGTTTCCGAAGCTGTTTCGTAAATCAGGAAGACATGAGATCTTTGTCCTTGTCATTTGTTCATCCTTCTTCCTCATACATCTGACTTTGGTCACTGAG GGAGGGATTTACCTATTCCAGCTTATTGATTATTATAGTTGTACCAGAGCTTTTCATTATATCATGGCTTTATCTGAGTGTCTGGCTCTGGCTTGGGGTTTTG GTGCTGACcgtgttattaacatcattgaGGACATGACTGGACAGAGACCATCTGTTTTCTTCAAAGTGTGCTGGAGATACATCATTCCTCTGCTGTCACTG ATTTCCTTTATCCTGTACCTGGTTGATTACACACACCTCAGGATTAACGACAGGTACGTTTACCCCAACTGGGCCTATGCTCTAGGCTGGACCATGACACTCTCCTCTGTTCTCATGGTGCCACTGTGGGCAGCTGGACAGATGTGTTTGACAGCAGGCACCTTCAGACAG CGTTTGTCTGTCCTTCGTCATCCTGTTGAAGATCCAGTctcacagagaagaaaaatggaAGAGGATGGGATACATGTGGAGCTGAGGACGTCTGCAGAGACATCTTAG
- the LOC121908248 gene encoding sodium- and chloride-dependent GABA transporter 3-like isoform X1: MPRERRKRENQRGDGDRGRWASKTEYILVAAGNVVGLGNVWRFPYLCYKNGGGAFLVPYGLLAVVVGIPLFLLESLVGQYTQEGFITCWRKLCPLAQGIGYGHFVLKFYDFSYIIIQVWALFYLVFSFRSQLPWATCDNTWNTANCLGLQILDSTSPNVTANQTMLTNTTSAATEFWERRVLAMSGGIEELGSVRWELALCLLACWVFTYFSIWKSVRSSAKVAYFTATFPYVMLLILLIRGLTLPGAWEGIYYYLYPDLNSLANLEVWIEVGSQICFSYSLTAGTVNVLSSYNDYKNNCYKDCFWLCLLNSGTSFVAGFVVFSVLGFMAQKQGVTVDAVAESGPGLAFIAYPQATALMPLPQFWTVCFFLMMIFLSVDTHFVTVECFVTSVSDLFPKLFRKPGRQEIFVLVVCSSFFFIHLTLVTEGGVYIFQLIDYYAYTGVFYYFMALECLALAWGFGANRVINIIEDMTGHRPSVFFKLCWRYIIPLLSLISFIMYLVDYTHLRIKDRYVYPDWAYALGLTMALSSVLMVPLWAAGQMCLTAGTIRQRLSVLCHPVEDPVSQRKKMEEDGIHVELRTSGETIYCHLEMSHNLDTSSVII, encoded by the exons ATGCCACg tgaaagaaggaaaagagagaatcAGAGAGGGGATGGAGACAGAGGACGATGGGCCagtaaaacagaatatattCTGGTTGCTGCAGGAAATGTGGTTGGCTTGGGCAATGTTTGGAGATTTCCTTATCTCTGCTACAAGAACGGAGGAG GTGCCTTTCTGGTGCCATATGGTCTGTTAGCTGTGGTGGTTGGGATACCTCTGTTCCTACTGGAGAGTTTGGTTGGTCAGTACACCCAGGAAGGATTCATCACCTGTTGGAGGAAATTGTGTCCACTGGCACAAG GAATTGGATATGGACATTTTGTGTTGAAATTTTATGACTTCAGCTACATTATTATCCAAGTCTGGGCTCTCTTCTACCTGGTGTTCTCATTCAGATCCCAGCTCCCCTGGGCCACATGTGACAACACTTGGAATACAG CAAACTGTTTGGGCCTTCAGATTTTGGATTCTACGTCACCAAATGTGACTGCAAATCAGACCATGTTGACCAACACCACCTCTGCTGCTACTGAGTTCTGGGA acGGAGAGTGCTGGCCATGTCTGGAGGCATTGAGGAGCTGGGCAGTGTGAGATGGGAGCTGGCTTTGTGTCTTCTGGCCTGCTGGGTGTTCACGTACTTCAGTATCTGGAAAAGTGTCAGATCCTCTGCAAAG gtagCATACTTCACTGCCACCTTCCCCTACGTGATGCTCCTGATATTGCTCATCAGGGGATTGACTCTACCTGGAGCTTGGGAAGGGATCTACTACTACCTGTATCCAGATTTGAACAGCCTGGCAAACCTTGAG GTCTGGATAGAGGTAGGATCTCAAATATGCTTCTCCTACAGCCTGACCGCAGGAACTGTCAATGTTTTGAGCAGCTATAATGACTACAAGAACAACTGCTACAA GGACTGTTTCTGGCTCTGTCTGCTGAACAGTGGGACCAGTTTTGTTGCTGGATTTGTTGTCTTCTCTGTACTTGGATTCATGGCTCAGAAACAGGGTGTTACTGTCGACGCTGTGGCTGAGTCTG GTCCAGGTTTGGCCTTCATTGCTTACCCACAGGCAACAGCTTTGATGCCTTTACCACAGTTCTGGACTGTCTGCTTTTTCCTGATGATGATTTTCCTCAGTGTTGACACAcat TTTGTGACAGTTGAGTGTTTTGTCACCTCAGTTAGCGACTTGTTTCCGAAGCTGTTTCGTAAACCAGGAAGACAGGAGATCTTTGTCCTCGTTGTTTGTTCATCCTTCTTCTTCATACATCTGACTTTGGTCACTGAG GGAGGGGTTTACATCTTCCAGCTTATTGATTATTATGCTTATACTggagttttttattatttcatggCTTTGGAGTGCCTGGCTCTGGCTTGGGGTTTTG GTGCTAACcgtgttattaacatcattgaGGACATGACTGGACACAGACCATCTGTTTTCTTCAAACTGTGCTGGAGATACATCATTCCTCTGCTGTCACTG ATTTCCTTTATCATGTACCTAGTTGATTACACACACCTCAGGATTAAGGACAGGTACGTTTACCCTGACTGGGCCTACGCTCTAGGCTTGACCATGGCACTCTCCTCTGTTCTCATGGTGCCACTGTGGGCAGCTGGACAGATGTGTTTGACAGCAGGCACCATCAGACAG CGTTTGTCTGTCCTTTGTCATCCCGTCGAAGATCCAGtctcacagaggaaaaaaatggaagaggATGGGATACATGTGGAGCTGAGGACGTCTGGAGAGACAATTTATTGCCATCTAGAAATGTCTCATAACCTAGACACTTCATCTGTCATtatttaa